In the Streptomyces coeruleoprunus genome, CTCGACCCGAAGGCGGAGGCGATCAAGTCCCGTATGGAGGCCGACGCATGAGCGCCACCCCCGTCCTGCTCGCCGCCGGAAGCGCGAGCGAGCACCGGCCGCTGATCATCACACTGTTCGCGTGCTTCGTCGTGGCGACCCTCTTCATCACCGTCTGGGCCGGCCGCCAGACCAAGAGCGCCGCCGACTTCTACGCGGGCGGCCGCCAGTTCACCGGCTTCCAGAACGGCCTCGCCATCTCCGGCGACTACATGTCCGCCGCGTCGTTCCTCGGTATCGCCGGCGCCATCGCCCTCTTCGGGTACGACGGCTTCCTGTACTCCATCGGCTTCCTCGTCGCCTGGCTGGTCGCCCTGCTCCTGGTCGCCGAGCCGCTGCGCAACTCCGGTCGCTTCACCATGGGCGACGTCCTCGCCTACCGGATGCGCCAGCGCCCGGTCCGCACCGCCGCCGGCACCTCCACCATCGTCGTGTCGATCTTCTACCTGCTGGCGCAGATGGCGGGCGCGGGCGTCCTGGTCTCCCTGCTGCTCGGCATCACCAGCGACGGCGGCAAGGTCGCGATCGTCGCCCTGGTCGGCGTCCTGATGATCGTCTACGTGACGATCGGCGGCATGAAGGGCACCACCTGGGTCCAGATGGTCAAGGCGGTCCTGCTCATCGCGGGCACCCTGCTCATCACCTTCCTGGTGCTGTGGAAGTTCAACTTCAACGTCTCCGACCTGCTCGGCAAGGCCGCCGAGAACAGCGGCAAGGGCGCCGCCTTCCTGGAGCCCGGCCTCAAGTACGGCCTGACCCCCACGTCCAAGCTGGACTTCCTGTCGCTGGGCATCGCGCTGGTGCTCGGCACGGCCGGACTGCCGCACATCCTCATCCGCTTCTACACGGTGCCCACCGCCAAGGCGGCGCGGAAGTCCGTCAACTGGGCCATCGGCATCATCGGCGCCTTCTACCTGATGACCATCGCCCTCGGCTTCGGCGCCGCCGCCATCGTCGGCCCCGCCGAGATCACCGCCTCCAACAAGGCCGGCAACACGGCGGCCCCGCTGCTCGCCCTGCACATCGGCGGAGCGGACTCGGCCGGAGGCGCGATCCTCCTCGCGGTGATCTCCGCCGTCGCCTTCGCCACCATCCTCGCGGTGGTCGCCGGCCTCACCCTCGCCTCGTCCTCCTCGTTCGCGCACGACATCTACGCCAACGTCATCCGCCGCGGCAAGGCCACGGAGCAGGAGGAGGTCCGCGCGGCCCGCTGGGCGACCGTCCTGATCGGCATCGTCTCCATCGCGCTCGGCGCGCTCGCCCGTGACCTCAACGTCGCCGGCCTCGTCGCCCTCGCCTTCGCGGTCGCCGCGTCCGCCAACCTGCCGACGATCCTCTACAGCCTGTTCTGGAAGCGCTTCACCACACAGGGCGCCCTGTGGTCGATCTACGGCGGCCTCACCGCGTCCGTCGTGCTCGTGCTGTTCTCGCCGGTCGTCTCCGGCAAGGCCAGCTCGATGTTCCCGAGCGCCGACTTCGCCTGGTTCCCGCTGGAGAACCCCGGCCTCGTCTCCATCCCGCTCGGCTTCCTGCTCGGCTGGCTCGGCTCCCTCCTCTCCAAGGAGGAGCCGGACGCCGGAAAGTACGCGGAACTGGAGGTCAAGTCCCTCACCGGTGTCGCAGCGCACTGACCCGTGCACCCTGAGCGACCGGGCGGAGGCCGCGTCGTAGGACCCTACGACGCGGCCTCGCCGCTCCTGGGCCATACGGCCACTGATGTTGTCGGCGGTCTCGCGTAGGCTCGGGAGAAGACGACAGCCGGTACCCCGGGGAGGGCGCACACGGTGCTCATCGACACCTACGGCCGCGTGGCCACGGATCTGCGGGTCTCACTCACGGACCGGTGCAATCTGCGCTGCACGTACTGCATGCCCGAGGAGGGCCTGCAGTGGCTGGCCAAGCCCGATCTGCTCACGGACGACGAGATCGTCCGTCTCATACGGATCGCCGTCACCCGGCTCGGCGTCACCGAGGTCCGCTTCACCGGCGGCGAGCCCCTGCTGCGCCCCGGCCTCGTCTCGATCGTCGAGCAGTGCGCGGCCCTGGAGCCCCGCCCCAGGATGTCCCTCACCACCAACGGCATCGGCCTCAAGCGCACGGCCACCGCGCTGAAGGTCGCCGGCCTGGACCGGGTCAACGTCTCGCTCGACACGCTGCGCCCGGACGTCTTCAAGACCCTCACCCGCCGCGACCGCCACCACGACGTCCTGGACGGCCTGGCCGCCGCCCGCGACGCCGGCCTCACCCCCGTCAAGGTCAACACGGTCCTCATGCCGGGGCTCAACGACGACGAGGCCCCCGACCTGCTCGCCTGGGCCGTGGCCCACGACTACGAGCTGCGGTTCATCGAGCAGATGCCCCTGGACGCCCAGCACGGCTGGAAGCGCGACGGCATGATCACCGCCGGGGACATCCTGGAGTCGCTGCGCACCCGCTTCACGCTCACGCCCGAGAAGGACGAGGAGCGCGGCTCGGCACCCGCCGAGCGCTGGATCGTCGACGGCGGCCCCCACCGCGTGGGCGTCATCGCCTCCGTCACCCGCCCGTTCTGCCGCGCCTGCGACCGCACCCGGCTGACCGCCGACGGCCAGGTCCGCACCTGCCTCTTCGCCCGTGAGGAGACGGACCTGCGGGGCACGCTGCGCTCGGACGCCCCGGACGAGGAGGTCGCCCGCATCTGGCGGCAGGCCATGTGGGGCAAGAAGGCCGGCTCCGGCCTCGACGACCCGGACTTCCTCCAGCCCGACCGCCCGATGTCAGCGATCGGCGGCTGACGGACCGGAGTCCCGCGACTCCCACTCGGCGAGCGTGACCACGTCCTTCAGGAACCCGCGCACACCCAGGAACTGCGACAGGTGCTCACGGTGCTCCTCGCAGGCCAGCCAGGTCTTGCGGCGCTCCGGGGTGTGCAGCTTCGGGTTGTTCCACGCCAGCACCCACACGGCGTCGGCCCGGCAGCCCTTGGCGGAACAGATCGGGTGGTTCTCGTCGCTCACGGCACACGTCCCAGACATACGTACGGACAAGGCGACGCCGGGCAGCCACGGGGGGAGCTGCCCGGCGTCGGTCCGTCGCTCCGACGGGGGATGCGGAGCGCGTAGGCAGTATGTCACGCACAACCCGTCGCGGTGCACCGGAACTTCACGATTGATCTGAGCTTTTCTTGAGCTTGGCAGATTATCGATGGATCACACCGTGGGGTGTTTCCGCTCCCCGGGCCCGGTGCCGGGCCGCTCCCCGGGCTCGTCCGCGGCGCCCTCCGGCGGGGTCTCCGCAGGGGGTTCCAGCACCGGTCGCACCACGGGAGGAGTGGCCACGAAGGTCGACGGCTGCGAGGGAGCGGTCTCACGGCCCGCGTTCGCGATCACCACGGCGATGTACGGCAGCACCGCACCCAGCACGAGCGCCACGATGGCCACATGACGTTCCACGTTCCACAGGGACGCCGCGGCAATGACCGAAACCGTTCGTACGGACATGGAGATCACATAGCGGCGCTGCCGGCCCCGGATGTCATCGGCCAGCCCCTGCCGGGCTCCGGTGATCCGGAAGACCTCACTGCCGCCGTGCTTCCGCATCACGCTCCACCACCGACCTGCTCCACCGGCTCTTCCCTCCGGGCCGCCTCCCGGCCCGGCCTCCTTCCACGGTACGCCCGGCCCGCGTCCGGACGAGGAGCGGGTCCCCCGGTCCGTACGGCGGGATGCCCGACATGCGCCGTACGCCCGATGGGCCGAGACTGTCAGGGACTGCTCACGTCGATCCTTACGGAGGAGGCAGCCATGGGCTGGTTGTGGGCGATTATCGTGGGGTTCGTGCTGGGACTGCTCGCGAAGGCGATCATTCCGGGCAAGCAGCACAGCCCCCTCTGGCTGATCACCATCTTCGGCATCATCGGTGGCATCGCCGGCAACGCCATGGCGAGGGGCTTCGGCATCGAGGAAACAGCCGGTATCGACTGGGGCAGGCACGCCCTGCAGATCGTCGCCGCGATCGTCGTCGTCGGCCTCGGCGACATGCTGTACATGGCCCTACGGGGCAACAGGCAACGCGCCTGATACGACGAGAGCGGCCCCGGAGCCGGTCGGGCTCCGGGGCCGCCCCTCCGCGCACCCGCGGTCGGCCGTCCCGTACGGCGTACGTCAGCGGGCCGCGGCGGGCCCGCCGCGTCAGCCGGCCGCGACCTCCACGGCCGCCAGGTTCTTCTTGCCGCGCCGCAGCACCAGCCACCGGCCGTGCAGCAGGTCACCGGCGGACACCACGGCGTCCTCGGACGTCACCTTCACGTTGTTCACGTACGCGCCGCCCTCCTTCACCGTGCGCCGCGCCGCCGACTTGCTCGGCACCAGGCCTACCTCGGCGAACAGGTCCACGACCGGGCCCGGCTCGGCCACCTTGGCGTGCGGCAGCTCCGACAGCGCCGCGCTCAGCGTCGCCTCGTCCAGCTCCGCCAGGTCGCCCTGACCGAACAGCGCCTTCGACGCGGCGATCACGGCGGCGCACTGGTCGGCACCGTGCACCAGCGTCGTCAGCTCCTCCGCCAGCGCACGCTGCGCCGTACGGGCCTGCGGCCGCTCCTCGGTGACCTTCTCCAGCTCCTCCAGCTCCGCACGGCTCTTGAAGCTGAGGATCCGCATGTAGCGCGAGATGTCCCGGTCGTCCACGTTCAGCCAGAACTGGTAGAACGCGTACGGCGTGGTCATCTCCGGGTCCAGCCACACCGCACCGCTCTCGGTCTTGCCGAACTTGGTGCCGTCCGCCTTCGTCATCAGCGGCGTCGCCAGCGCGTGCACGACCGCGTCCGGCTCCAGGCGGTGGATCAGGTCGAGCCCGGCCGTGAGGTTGCCCCACTGGTCGCTGCCGCCCTGCTGGAGGACACAGCCGTACCGGCGGTACAGCTCCAGGAAGTCCATGCCCTGGAGCAGCTGGTAGCTGAACTCGGTGTAGCTGATGCCCTGCTCGGACTCCAGCCGGCGGGCGACCGAGTCCTTCGTGAGCATCTTGTTGACCCGGAAGTGCTTGCCGATGTCCCGCAGGAACTCGATCGCGGTGAGGTTCGCGG is a window encoding:
- a CDS encoding DUF3099 domain-containing protein, with the protein product MRKHGGSEVFRITGARQGLADDIRGRQRRYVISMSVRTVSVIAAASLWNVERHVAIVALVLGAVLPYIAVVIANAGRETAPSQPSTFVATPPVVRPVLEPPAETPPEGAADEPGERPGTGPGERKHPTV
- a CDS encoding GlsB/YeaQ/YmgE family stress response membrane protein — encoded protein: MGWLWAIIVGFVLGLLAKAIIPGKQHSPLWLITIFGIIGGIAGNAMARGFGIEETAGIDWGRHALQIVAAIVVVGLGDMLYMALRGNRQRA
- the moaA gene encoding GTP 3',8-cyclase MoaA; amino-acid sequence: MLIDTYGRVATDLRVSLTDRCNLRCTYCMPEEGLQWLAKPDLLTDDEIVRLIRIAVTRLGVTEVRFTGGEPLLRPGLVSIVEQCAALEPRPRMSLTTNGIGLKRTATALKVAGLDRVNVSLDTLRPDVFKTLTRRDRHHDVLDGLAAARDAGLTPVKVNTVLMPGLNDDEAPDLLAWAVAHDYELRFIEQMPLDAQHGWKRDGMITAGDILESLRTRFTLTPEKDEERGSAPAERWIVDGGPHRVGVIASVTRPFCRACDRTRLTADGQVRTCLFAREETDLRGTLRSDAPDEEVARIWRQAMWGKKAGSGLDDPDFLQPDRPMSAIGG
- the tyrS gene encoding tyrosine--tRNA ligase, yielding MTDIVDELKWRGLFAQSTDEEALRKALADGPVTFYCGFDPTAPSLHVGHLVQVLTVRRLQLAGHRPLALVGGATGQIGDPRPTAERTLNDPETVARWVERLRSQIEPYLSFEGENAAVMVNNLDWTANLTAIEFLRDIGKHFRVNKMLTKDSVARRLESEQGISYTEFSYQLLQGMDFLELYRRYGCVLQQGGSDQWGNLTAGLDLIHRLEPDAVVHALATPLMTKADGTKFGKTESGAVWLDPEMTTPYAFYQFWLNVDDRDISRYMRILSFKSRAELEELEKVTEERPQARTAQRALAEELTTLVHGADQCAAVIAASKALFGQGDLAELDEATLSAALSELPHAKVAEPGPVVDLFAEVGLVPSKSAARRTVKEGGAYVNNVKVTSEDAVVSAGDLLHGRWLVLRRGKKNLAAVEVAAG
- a CDS encoding cation acetate symporter, with the translated sequence MSATPVLLAAGSASEHRPLIITLFACFVVATLFITVWAGRQTKSAADFYAGGRQFTGFQNGLAISGDYMSAASFLGIAGAIALFGYDGFLYSIGFLVAWLVALLLVAEPLRNSGRFTMGDVLAYRMRQRPVRTAAGTSTIVVSIFYLLAQMAGAGVLVSLLLGITSDGGKVAIVALVGVLMIVYVTIGGMKGTTWVQMVKAVLLIAGTLLITFLVLWKFNFNVSDLLGKAAENSGKGAAFLEPGLKYGLTPTSKLDFLSLGIALVLGTAGLPHILIRFYTVPTAKAARKSVNWAIGIIGAFYLMTIALGFGAAAIVGPAEITASNKAGNTAAPLLALHIGGADSAGGAILLAVISAVAFATILAVVAGLTLASSSSFAHDIYANVIRRGKATEQEEVRAARWATVLIGIVSIALGALARDLNVAGLVALAFAVAASANLPTILYSLFWKRFTTQGALWSIYGGLTASVVLVLFSPVVSGKASSMFPSADFAWFPLENPGLVSIPLGFLLGWLGSLLSKEEPDAGKYAELEVKSLTGVAAH